A region of Photobacterium sanguinicancri DNA encodes the following proteins:
- a CDS encoding 5-formyltetrahydrofolate cyclo-ligase, which yields MSSTVTLSSRQHIRQQIRSRRRALSIEQQSQAAQQLLNQCQQSPHFTQAQHIALYLSNDGEVSTQPLIEWLWQQGKSVYLPVLHPFSRGHLLFLRYTTTTAMTTNNYGISEPCLDIRLVKPARELDVICTPLVAFDTTGQRLGMGGGYYDRTLAPWHHFRQLPYPLGLAHDCQHVNQLPHEIWDVPLPTIITPSHTFHW from the coding sequence ATGAGCTCAACGGTTACACTTTCTTCTCGTCAACACATTCGCCAACAGATCCGTTCTCGTCGTCGCGCTCTCTCTATTGAACAACAAAGCCAAGCCGCTCAACAGTTGCTGAATCAATGCCAACAATCACCTCACTTTACTCAAGCTCAGCATATCGCACTGTACCTATCTAACGATGGTGAAGTCAGTACCCAACCACTAATAGAGTGGTTATGGCAACAAGGTAAATCGGTGTACTTACCCGTTTTACACCCCTTCAGCCGTGGTCATTTATTATTTTTACGCTATACCACCACCACAGCAATGACCACCAACAATTATGGTATTAGCGAACCTTGCTTGGACATTCGCCTCGTCAAACCGGCACGTGAACTTGATGTTATTTGTACGCCGCTAGTCGCATTTGATACCACAGGCCAACGGCTTGGTATGGGAGGCGGTTATTACGATCGAACGCTAGCACCTTGGCACCACTTTCGCCAATTGCCCTACCCACTGGGGCTTGCCCATGACTGCCAGCACGTCAATCAACTGCCGCATGAAATTTGGGATGTCCCCTTGCCTACGATCATTACTCCATCGCACACATTCCACTGGTAA
- the zapA gene encoding cell division protein ZapA, with product MSNQAVEIKILGRTLKVNCPTGQEAALIAAAEDFDQRLTTLSERTKVSNPEQLLMFAGLNICSELHSDRREKDNKDDVLSNRINQLAETLDKALQNQPKR from the coding sequence ATGAGTAATCAGGCAGTTGAAATCAAAATTCTCGGTCGTACCTTAAAGGTAAACTGTCCTACAGGCCAAGAAGCAGCTCTTATTGCTGCTGCCGAAGATTTCGATCAGCGTTTAACAACATTGTCCGAACGCACCAAAGTCTCTAATCCAGAACAACTTTTGATGTTCGCGGGGCTTAACATTTGCAGTGAATTGCATAGTGATCGCCGAGAAAAAGACAATAAAGACGATGTTTTATCCAATCGTATCAATCAATTAGCAGAAACGTTAGATAAAGCATTGCAAAATCAACCAAAGCGTTGA
- a CDS encoding UPF0149 family protein, producing the protein MSEAKLPAYNVLDSELKNHSLAVSPSELHGLLMGMICGGLTVSDESWVAAVSDYANQGDPLLDSAKATVRQVFDAASGELHSMAQVLFTSTAAELAESQFEVTLLLPAEDEALDVRAEALSEWVTNFISGMGLMGMKKAELTPDVTEAVAALEEIAQLGINEDEDMEEQALLLEQIIAYVPECVLSCLVGLGQRPESVEQPNIPGMPADDEPTLH; encoded by the coding sequence ATGAGTGAAGCAAAACTACCCGCTTACAATGTTCTTGATAGTGAACTAAAAAATCACAGTTTAGCGGTATCACCGTCTGAGCTTCATGGCTTATTGATGGGCATGATTTGTGGTGGTTTAACGGTATCGGATGAAAGTTGGGTCGCGGCAGTGAGCGATTATGCTAACCAAGGCGATCCGTTACTAGACAGTGCGAAAGCCACTGTTCGCCAAGTCTTTGATGCCGCTTCTGGTGAGTTGCACAGCATGGCACAAGTTTTATTTACCTCGACTGCTGCTGAATTGGCAGAAAGCCAATTCGAAGTGACGTTATTACTGCCCGCTGAAGACGAGGCGCTTGATGTGCGAGCGGAGGCATTGAGTGAGTGGGTAACTAATTTCATCTCAGGTATGGGCCTGATGGGGATGAAAAAAGCTGAATTAACCCCAGACGTTACTGAAGCGGTGGCGGCACTAGAAGAAATTGCTCAGCTTGGCATCAATGAAGATGAAGACATGGAAGAGCAAGCACTGCTACTAGAACAGATTATTGCGTATGTTCCTGAGTGTGTACTGAGTTGTTTAGTTGGTTTAGGCCAACGACCTGAATCTGTTGAGCAGCCGAATATTCCTGGTATGCCTGCGGATGATGAGCCAACGTTACACTGA
- the ubiH gene encoding 2-octaprenyl-6-methoxyphenyl hydroxylase, translated as MNVKHFDVVIAGGAMAGASLAMAIDTLSQQGLRVAVVEAVEPQLDSHPGYDSRCIALSLGTAALLDTIGVWPALRQEATAISNIHVSDRGHAGIVRLSAQQQAVDALGYVIELADAGRIFHQHLTECQQVTMYCPNSIVGIERQQDSVTLTLNAGEQIVTQLLVTADGALSGCCEMLGIEREEHDFEQVAVIANVTTSERHQGRAFERFTPYGPVALLPMSDGRSSLVWCIKPEHQQQVMNWSDNEFLTELQQAFGWRLGAMVKTGQRASYPLLLRQAKRITTHRVAVVGNAAQTLHPIAGQGFNLGVRDVMTLAEEIVTAFEQGRDIGGTAMLSCYRQRRQPDRQATITMTAGLVGLFANDSLPLVAGRNLGLMAMSAVDSLKAPLIRRAMGQVER; from the coding sequence ATGAATGTGAAGCACTTTGATGTGGTGATTGCGGGGGGCGCGATGGCTGGAGCCTCGTTAGCTATGGCGATCGATACCCTCAGCCAGCAAGGTTTGAGAGTCGCTGTTGTTGAAGCCGTTGAACCTCAGTTAGATAGCCACCCCGGGTATGATTCGCGCTGTATCGCATTATCGCTTGGGACTGCCGCATTGTTAGATACTATCGGCGTGTGGCCTGCATTGCGTCAAGAGGCGACTGCGATCTCTAATATTCACGTCTCTGATCGAGGTCATGCTGGCATTGTCCGTTTGAGTGCGCAGCAACAAGCAGTTGATGCACTGGGTTATGTGATTGAGTTGGCTGATGCCGGACGCATCTTCCACCAGCATTTAACTGAGTGTCAGCAAGTTACTATGTATTGTCCCAATAGCATCGTGGGCATTGAACGGCAGCAAGACAGTGTCACACTCACATTGAATGCTGGTGAGCAGATCGTCACTCAATTACTGGTTACTGCTGATGGTGCGCTCTCTGGTTGCTGTGAGATGCTGGGTATCGAACGTGAAGAGCATGATTTCGAGCAAGTGGCGGTGATTGCGAATGTGACGACGTCAGAACGTCATCAAGGTCGTGCTTTCGAGCGGTTCACCCCTTACGGCCCTGTTGCTTTACTGCCAATGTCTGACGGGCGCAGTTCGTTAGTGTGGTGCATTAAACCAGAACATCAGCAGCAAGTGATGAACTGGAGCGACAATGAATTTTTGACTGAGCTTCAACAGGCATTTGGTTGGCGCTTAGGAGCGATGGTTAAAACAGGCCAACGAGCTTCGTACCCTCTGTTACTGCGTCAGGCTAAACGCATTACGACTCATCGTGTCGCGGTAGTGGGTAATGCGGCGCAAACTTTACACCCTATTGCAGGCCAAGGTTTTAACCTTGGAGTGCGAGATGTCATGACATTGGCAGAAGAAATCGTTACGGCTTTCGAGCAAGGTCGCGATATTGGTGGAACAGCAATGTTGAGCTGTTATCGTCAGCGCCGCCAGCCTGATCGCCAAGCGACAATCACCATGACGGCAGGATTAGTCGGATTGTTTGCCAATGACAGTTTGCCATTAGTGGCAGGACGAAATTTAGGTTTAATGGCCATGAGTGCTGTTGATTCGTTAAAAGCACCGCTGATCAGGCGTGCCATGGGACAGGTAGAAAGATAA
- a CDS encoding FAD-dependent 2-octaprenylphenol hydroxylase, giving the protein MMQSVDVAIIGGGMVGLTLAAALADTELRVAVIEGKLPEPELSDLPDVRVSALSRASERILRNVGVWPGIEARRFAPYSKMQVWEQDSFACIDFDAARLAQPNLGHIVENRTIQLALLDRVKQLNNVTLLAPERCHNIAFGETEAWLSLESGQSLTAKLVVGADGANSWLRNQMSIPLTHWDYGHSAIVANIRCTEPHDNTARQVFRPEGPLAFLPLHEPDLCSIVWSVSPDKAQELCALDDAEFNKALVAAFDGKLGLCQVEGERQAFPLKMRYARDFVRERIALVGDAAHTIHPLAGQGVNLGLLDAASLAQEIKTLWQQQQDIGKRTNLRNYERWRKAEAAKMITAMQAFRDLFDGSHPAKKLVRDLGILIANTAPGVKDEFMRRALGLSGSLPDLAKYR; this is encoded by the coding sequence ATGATGCAAAGTGTTGATGTCGCCATTATCGGCGGTGGAATGGTTGGATTAACGCTAGCGGCTGCGTTAGCGGATACCGAACTGCGAGTTGCGGTGATTGAAGGTAAATTACCTGAACCTGAGCTATCTGATTTACCCGATGTACGCGTATCAGCGTTAAGCCGAGCGAGTGAGCGTATTTTACGTAATGTTGGTGTTTGGCCGGGTATTGAGGCTCGTCGCTTTGCACCGTATTCAAAAATGCAGGTGTGGGAACAAGATAGTTTTGCTTGTATCGATTTTGATGCTGCCCGTTTAGCTCAGCCAAACTTAGGTCACATTGTTGAAAATCGAACGATTCAACTCGCTTTACTCGACCGTGTAAAGCAGCTTAATAACGTGACATTGTTGGCGCCAGAGCGTTGCCATAATATCGCATTTGGTGAAACAGAAGCATGGCTGAGTCTTGAATCTGGTCAAAGTCTAACCGCTAAATTAGTGGTGGGCGCAGACGGTGCTAACTCATGGCTACGTAACCAAATGTCGATCCCTTTAACGCATTGGGATTACGGTCATAGTGCGATTGTTGCGAATATTCGCTGTACTGAACCGCATGATAATACGGCTCGTCAAGTCTTCCGCCCAGAAGGTCCGTTGGCATTCTTACCCTTGCATGAGCCTGATTTATGCTCGATTGTATGGTCAGTCTCGCCAGATAAAGCACAAGAGTTATGTGCGTTAGATGACGCGGAATTTAATAAAGCACTGGTTGCTGCTTTTGACGGTAAATTAGGGCTTTGTCAGGTGGAAGGAGAGCGTCAGGCGTTTCCTCTGAAAATGCGCTACGCCCGTGATTTTGTGCGTGAGCGTATCGCATTGGTTGGCGATGCAGCCCATACGATTCATCCGCTAGCGGGTCAAGGGGTTAACCTTGGTTTACTTGATGCTGCAAGCCTTGCTCAAGAAATCAAAACGTTATGGCAACAGCAGCAAGATATAGGCAAACGTACGAACTTACGTAATTATGAGCGCTGGCGTAAAGCGGAAGCGGCTAAAATGATCACGGCGATGCAGGCGTTTCGTGACTTGTTTGATGGTAGCCACCCAGCCAAAAAGTTAGTACGTGATTTAGGTATATTGATTGCCAATACTGCGCCAGGTGTAAAAGATGAATTTATGCGTCGCGCACTGGGTTTATCAGGCTCATTACCGGACCTTGCCAAGTACCGCTAA
- the gcvH gene encoding glycine cleavage system protein GcvH, which translates to MSYVPSELRFTNTHEWIRDEGDGVYTIGLTDHAQSLLGDMVFVDLPEIDAATDVGEECAVAESVKAASDIYAPLTGIVVETNEDLEGSPELVNSDPYGDGWLFKLKCDDEEELDELLDAERYQDLISDSE; encoded by the coding sequence ATGAGTTATGTACCATCTGAACTACGCTTTACCAATACGCACGAATGGATCCGCGATGAAGGCGACGGTGTGTATACCATCGGGCTGACTGATCATGCCCAGTCTTTGTTGGGAGACATGGTATTTGTGGACTTACCTGAAATTGATGCCGCAACCGATGTGGGAGAAGAGTGTGCTGTCGCCGAATCAGTGAAAGCGGCCTCTGACATTTATGCTCCCTTAACGGGCATAGTTGTGGAAACCAATGAAGATCTAGAGGGATCCCCTGAGCTCGTTAACAGTGATCCATATGGCGATGGCTGGTTGTTTAAATTGAAGTGCGATGATGAAGAGGAGCTTGACGAGCTGTTGGATGCTGAACGCTATCAAGACCTCATCTCTGATTCAGAATAG
- a CDS encoding DUF1107 domain-containing protein produces the protein MRMFKRYMPKLVAKHVSRLFSGRVYIDGRGGYEFNNGLLLVPVKAEQRHYQTVNEVNQEIRRIRVY, from the coding sequence ATGCGAATGTTCAAACGTTACATGCCAAAGCTTGTCGCAAAGCACGTTAGTCGTTTATTCAGCGGCCGAGTTTACATAGATGGCCGTGGCGGTTATGAATTTAACAATGGATTGTTATTAGTACCGGTAAAGGCAGAACAGCGTCATTACCAAACCGTGAATGAGGTGAATCAGGAAATCCGCCGTATTCGCGTGTACTAA
- a CDS encoding DUF134 domain-containing protein — MARPKLARRIGCRPAYSCFKPNGVPMSELSHHQLAADEIEAIRLVDFIGLQQQPAAEQLGVSRQTLGNILVSARKKIAQALVEGMALELQSASQSTPLAEKKSINK, encoded by the coding sequence ATGGCTCGACCTAAACTTGCACGCCGTATCGGTTGCCGCCCTGCGTATAGTTGCTTTAAACCCAATGGGGTTCCAATGTCGGAGCTGTCACATCATCAGCTTGCGGCTGATGAGATTGAAGCCATTCGCCTCGTTGATTTTATTGGATTACAGCAGCAACCCGCAGCAGAACAGCTGGGAGTCTCTCGCCAAACCTTAGGTAATATTTTGGTCTCTGCGCGAAAGAAAATAGCGCAAGCCTTAGTAGAAGGTATGGCGTTAGAGCTGCAATCAGCATCGCAATCAACGCCGTTAGCTGAAAAGAAATCTATTAATAAATAA
- a CDS encoding NifB/NifX family molybdenum-iron cluster-binding protein — translation MIKAIAVNAANNVAGHFGKAPEFAVYDAQGQLVERMTNSGSKAVGCKHKKQLQRRFGELGVQEIVLGSIGQRSLARLLSAGFVVSQVAARTSIGDVLAGTAHKLNLTEAEQGRPCKREKGDCGCGCGTKKAAAPKIGMMMNTMTRLSGLSGIKLK, via the coding sequence ATGATAAAAGCAATAGCCGTGAATGCTGCAAATAATGTAGCGGGCCACTTTGGTAAAGCCCCTGAATTTGCCGTATATGATGCCCAAGGCCAATTGGTTGAGCGCATGACGAATAGCGGCAGTAAAGCCGTGGGCTGTAAGCATAAAAAGCAGCTACAACGCCGCTTTGGTGAACTGGGTGTACAAGAAATTGTATTAGGCAGTATTGGTCAACGTTCGTTGGCACGCTTACTCAGTGCGGGCTTTGTCGTTAGCCAAGTCGCAGCGCGTACCTCGATTGGTGATGTATTAGCGGGTACCGCACATAAATTGAATTTGACGGAAGCGGAGCAAGGGCGACCTTGTAAGCGTGAAAAGGGCGATTGTGGTTGCGGGTGTGGAACGAAGAAAGCAGCAGCGCCTAAAATTGGCATGATGATGAATACCATGACGCGTTTATCGGGTCTTAGTGGTATTAAGCTGAAATAA
- the nqrM gene encoding (Na+)-NQR maturation NqrM, with protein sequence MTYLLTLAVFLCVIAAMAIGWIVKKKTIAGSCGGLANVGIDKECDCEEVCDTHKLYQIQEPTTKPSAQ encoded by the coding sequence ATGACGTATTTATTAACGCTAGCAGTTTTTTTATGTGTGATTGCTGCAATGGCGATTGGCTGGATCGTAAAGAAAAAAACAATCGCGGGTAGTTGTGGTGGCTTAGCCAACGTAGGGATTGATAAAGAGTGTGACTGTGAAGAGGTGTGTGATACTCACAAACTTTATCAAATTCAAGAACCAACAACTAAGCCTTCAGCCCAATAA
- a CDS encoding LysR substrate-binding domain-containing protein, producing MKAINWRGVDLNLLVAFSALMEHRSVTRAADKLSIGQSAMSHNLSRLRQLLGDPLFERQGHLMVPTARALDLAPTVDTILAMITNQVLQPERFVPDDYTGTFTIGLTDYAEMLFAPVLFDTLQQLAPQCHLSFCNIDRHNYLNAFNDRHVDIVIGSMVANNKELDSQYLYTEDHVCLFDSAATGLTTPVSLARYITTPHALVSPDGILCSGIDKQLADQGFQRHIALGSRNFLTIRHLLTGRNLICVVSRLMAQLDIFNDDLTQCPPPVDIADFDINLLWQRRNTEHPKLTWLRQVVKETVTKRVHALRHSSH from the coding sequence ATGAAAGCGATTAATTGGCGAGGCGTGGATCTTAATTTATTAGTCGCGTTTTCAGCACTGATGGAGCACCGTAGTGTCACCCGCGCAGCCGATAAGTTATCGATAGGCCAATCCGCGATGAGCCATAACTTATCTCGTTTACGCCAGCTGTTAGGCGACCCTTTATTTGAACGTCAGGGGCACCTTATGGTGCCTACTGCTCGCGCCTTAGATCTTGCGCCAACTGTCGATACTATTTTGGCAATGATCACCAATCAAGTTTTGCAGCCAGAACGTTTCGTACCAGACGATTACACAGGCACCTTTACTATCGGCTTAACGGATTATGCTGAAATGCTGTTTGCACCAGTCTTATTCGATACTTTGCAGCAGCTCGCCCCCCAGTGCCACCTCAGTTTTTGTAATATTGATCGACACAATTACCTTAACGCTTTTAACGATCGTCATGTCGATATCGTCATTGGCTCTATGGTTGCCAATAACAAAGAATTAGACAGCCAATACTTATATACCGAAGATCACGTTTGTCTGTTTGATAGTGCAGCGACAGGATTAACGACGCCAGTGAGTTTAGCGCGTTATATCACGACACCACATGCTCTGGTATCGCCAGATGGGATATTGTGTAGCGGCATTGATAAACAGCTCGCCGATCAGGGTTTTCAACGTCATATCGCGCTGGGATCGCGTAACTTCTTAACCATCCGTCATTTATTAACGGGTCGTAATTTGATTTGCGTAGTCTCTCGCTTAATGGCACAGCTCGATATATTCAACGATGATCTGACACAATGCCCACCACCCGTCGACATTGCTGATTTTGATATTAATTTGCTGTGGCAACGCCGTAATACCGAACATCCAAAACTCACTTGGTTACGCCAAGTCGTGAAAGAAACCGTTACCAAACGCGTCCATGCGCTTCGGCATTCTTCTCACTAA
- a CDS encoding aminoacyl-tRNA deacylase, translated as MSTLVTQTAVIQLLEDEGVEYRLLPHSKPAKTIEEAAQERGVDPQQMVKSILLRDMSGFHVLACVPGPAQVDPKKVRDIFGCRRMTCADATDVEKVTGLVIGTVAPIGLKNPLPLIFDQSIQQHELVNISSGDRMAGVELSTDDLLILCDPMMADICR; from the coding sequence ATGTCGACTTTAGTTACACAAACCGCTGTTATTCAGTTACTTGAAGATGAAGGCGTGGAATACCGCCTTTTACCACACAGTAAGCCAGCAAAAACCATAGAAGAAGCCGCTCAAGAACGTGGCGTTGATCCTCAGCAAATGGTGAAATCCATTTTATTACGCGATATGAGTGGGTTTCATGTATTAGCCTGCGTACCAGGGCCTGCGCAAGTGGATCCCAAAAAAGTCCGTGATATTTTTGGCTGTCGCCGCATGACCTGCGCCGATGCAACCGATGTTGAAAAAGTCACAGGGTTAGTCATTGGTACCGTCGCGCCTATTGGCCTTAAAAATCCATTACCTCTAATATTCGATCAAAGTATTCAGCAACACGAGTTGGTCAATATTAGTAGTGGTGACCGTATGGCAGGGGTTGAGCTGAGCACCGATGATCTGTTGATCTTGTGTGATCCTATGATGGCTGATATTTGTCGTTAA
- the ygfZ gene encoding tRNA-modifying protein YgfZ — MSTWSTTLHFEHLPVASSDTLPTLSLIDLSDWSLVTLVGDDKKSYLQGQVTCDVVTLDPAHSTFGAHCDAKGKMRTIFRIFHHQQGYALLQRKSIMATQLPELKKYAVFSKVDIEEGQDVLLGLCGENAQTVIDQHFPGSDDVRAFEGGTAVKVDAQRWLIAVAADHADTLATQLANNAQLATTSLWDLYDIKAAFPRIEAATELEFIPQAMNLHAVGGISFKKGCYVGQETVARAKYRGTNKRAMYQLQGASEQCPQAGDVLERSVGENWRKGGTVIAGYQFSDNQAITLVVLPNDLDEGTQFRLAEHPEALWTVQALPYSLDDE; from the coding sequence ATGAGCACTTGGTCAACTACCTTACACTTTGAACATCTTCCAGTAGCTAGCAGCGATACTCTGCCGACTTTATCACTGATCGATCTGTCTGATTGGTCACTCGTTACTTTAGTGGGCGATGACAAAAAATCATACTTACAAGGTCAAGTAACCTGTGATGTAGTCACACTCGATCCTGCGCATTCAACATTCGGTGCTCACTGTGATGCCAAAGGTAAAATGCGTACTATTTTCCGTATTTTCCACCACCAGCAAGGATATGCCTTACTGCAACGAAAAAGCATCATGGCAACCCAACTGCCTGAGCTAAAAAAATACGCCGTGTTCTCAAAGGTAGATATTGAAGAAGGTCAGGATGTACTACTTGGCCTATGCGGCGAAAATGCCCAAACCGTTATCGATCAACACTTCCCAGGCAGTGATGATGTACGTGCATTTGAAGGTGGAACTGCCGTTAAAGTAGACGCGCAACGTTGGTTAATCGCCGTCGCTGCCGATCATGCAGACACACTTGCCACTCAACTGGCAAATAACGCCCAACTCGCGACAACAAGCTTGTGGGATCTTTACGATATAAAAGCGGCATTCCCTCGTATTGAAGCGGCCACAGAACTTGAATTTATTCCACAAGCGATGAACTTGCACGCCGTTGGCGGTATCAGCTTCAAAAAAGGCTGTTATGTCGGTCAAGAAACGGTTGCTCGCGCCAAATACCGTGGCACTAATAAGCGTGCCATGTACCAACTACAAGGTGCTAGCGAGCAATGTCCACAAGCGGGTGATGTATTAGAGCGCAGCGTAGGCGAAAACTGGCGTAAAGGGGGGACTGTCATTGCGGGTTATCAATTTTCAGATAACCAAGCGATCACCTTAGTGGTACTACCTAATGATCTTGATGAAGGTACGCAGTTCCGATTAGCGGAACACCCAGAAGCATTATGGACAGTTCAAGCTTTACCTTACTCGTTGGATGATGAATAA
- a CDS encoding FAD assembly factor SdhE — protein sequence MISADEKARVKWACRRGMLELDVIIMPFFEECFDELPEQEQRDFISLLTCDDPDLFMWVMKQGRSENAAHAAMVDKIVALNDSKLR from the coding sequence ATGATCAGTGCAGATGAAAAAGCACGCGTTAAATGGGCTTGTCGCCGCGGAATGCTTGAATTAGATGTCATTATTATGCCGTTTTTTGAAGAGTGCTTTGATGAATTACCAGAACAAGAGCAACGCGATTTTATCTCTTTGCTAACGTGTGATGATCCTGATTTATTTATGTGGGTAATGAAGCAAGGGCGTAGTGAAAATGCGGCTCATGCTGCGATGGTGGATAAAATTGTTGCCCTTAACGACAGCAAACTTCGTTAA
- a CDS encoding protein YgfX: MLPLTTANFVNLSISPSTFQIAALHILYACVAIFLCVAASGSMTAFLLIAFFIDVLLTEWLSHIHTMWQQRGCLQINENGDIRWQKGEYLQSGQLTKIPLQTSYLIVISVTFPSHQSRRKKERYFVISRDCCHGDDFRTLSLYTRSIINSK, translated from the coding sequence TTGTTGCCCTTAACGACAGCAAACTTCGTTAATCTTTCGATTTCACCTTCTACATTTCAAATAGCTGCGCTGCATATTCTTTATGCATGCGTGGCTATTTTTCTTTGTGTCGCGGCTAGCGGCTCAATGACGGCTTTTTTGCTCATCGCTTTTTTTATTGATGTGTTACTGACTGAATGGTTATCTCACATACACACGATGTGGCAGCAACGGGGCTGTTTACAGATCAATGAAAATGGCGATATTCGTTGGCAAAAGGGTGAATACCTCCAATCAGGTCAATTGACGAAGATCCCATTACAAACAAGTTATCTCATCGTTATTTCTGTGACATTTCCTTCGCATCAATCCCGACGCAAGAAAGAGCGATATTTTGTCATTAGTCGAGATTGTTGCCATGGCGATGACTTTCGCACTCTATCTCTTTATACCCGCAGTATTATCAACTCTAAATAG